Below is a genomic region from Kogia breviceps isolate mKogBre1 chromosome 16, mKogBre1 haplotype 1, whole genome shotgun sequence.
TCGCAGTGGATCTCGGTGCCACCTACGTGCCACTGTGTGATCGTCCCTGGGGAGGCTGAGGTCCAGGGAGGGGCCACGTGGTGCCACCCAGTTCCCTCCTCCTTGCTCAGCACCCTCTGTGGAGAGTGGGCTCTGGGAAGAGAGAGCTTCTGTTCAGCAGGTCTTTAAACACAGCCACCTCGGGCGTGAGAGAGGTTGAACGAGCAGGGGGCTCTGGAGGAAGCAGAGCTGCAGTCGCTAGTAGAGGGCGTCTGGGCGCCGCCCCTCCTGCCATCCCGCCCTCGAGTCCTTTCCGCAGAGTTTCCCCTCTGCCCAGCTCGTCATGCGACACTGAGATCCACGCTGGGCCAGGGGCCCTCAAGTGGAACCAGCTTCCATGCACACCTGCGCACCTGCACACGTGGACAGGTGTGTGATCGGGAGGCCCGTGGTCTCTCTGGGGCCCGGCCGGCTTCTCCCCACAGAGATGAGTCCCGTTCCGCTCGTCGTTACCGGCCAGATGTCTTACCTGCATCCCTGGACAGGGTGGCCCACCGGCAGGGATCCGAAGGCCAGGCTCCGGTTCTCAAGCTGCCTGCgtgttgctgtgtgaccttgagcaagtccctCAGAGTCTGGGTCTTCTCCTCTGTAAATGGAGGGTGGTCAGCGGACTTCACCCCGTCGTCAGGAGGGTGGGCTCACCGGAGGTGCATGTCAGCGTCCGGTGGAGGAAAGCACGCCGAGGTCCACTCCGGCCTGAGCTCCTCCTCAGACTTTCCCGAAAGCAGTCGGGGCCCGGCAACAAATCCCCGCAACGCACACGTCTCCGCAGCCACGTTCCGAAGCTCTTTGGAGGCTGGGGCGCACGGGCGGCGTCTCGGCTACTCGTATTCGCTCACCTTGTCGCGCTGCAAAGCGGGGAGCAGGCCTTACAGAGACACTGGCCAGGCCTCGCAGGCGACCCCCGTGTTCTCATCTGTGCAGATCCTCACTCGGCGAGCGACGTGCCGCGCGTAGGACCGAGGCGTCTCAGTCGCTGCGGGACACTCAGTACCTCGTCGCCCCGTCGAGCTGAGCCCACTGAAGTGTTCGGTGTGAAACCGAACCCGTGTACGGTGTGTCCTGCAGCATAAAATTTAAGCGAAGGAACAGCTCTCACTCTGAAGTAACCTGCCAAAGGGGGTGGTGCTGAGATCAGGGAGGAATCTGATAACGTAATTGGTGAGGGTGAGACGTGCCTTTGCATCCCAGAAAAGTTAAAACTTTCCGGAGAATGTGGGTAGTGTGATTCCCGATTCCTTGGAATTACCCTCAGGATCCTAGCAAGGTGAGGGTGAGACGCCTTGAGGCCTCGAGGTGCTTGATCAGGGAATTGAGTTAAAGCCGTGGGCGGAAAGAATCTTGAACCTCAGTATCATGGCAGCAGCTACAGGTCAGAGAAGCGATCGTGTTTGGTTTGCAGTCGATAAATCCTTTTCTGAGCCGGACCTGAGCGCGGTAGAAGCCACTTCACACAGCTGGCACCGCTCCCTCCCCTCTGTTTTTACTGCTCCAGTcaaaagaatgataagaaaataGGCTTTTATCGGGAACTGATGTGAATGAGTTTCTGAGGGTGGTTCTAAAATCTAATGATATTCGCCCCAGTGTCTCATAGCTTCTGTAGTTATGTCTGCATTGCTGGTGTGACTGACTGGAGAATGATGAACCCAtttcccattaaaaaacaaaaaaaaagacggTGTTTGCTGTCTGGGTTGTCGTAAACTTGTCCACATAAACAAGAATAAAGAATGTGGCTTTCGGAGCGTGCTTCCCGTGGGGACTCTTGGGAGGGGTGCCTTTTCGTATACAGGTGTCAAAAACTGAGAGGTGAAACGTCCGTATTTTTCTTGTTCATCTTCAGCTGCTCCTGCCTGGGAAATGCACAGAGAAATAGCTTATTTGGTGTAATTAGGCTTGAAATGGATGTTACTATGACAACTCAGTAGCGTTGAAATCACACTATTCGTGTGCCCTTCCTTGGAAAGATATGTGTTACCAAGACTTTTCCGATTGGCTTGGGGGAAAATAAACCCTGAGCCACAAACcaccaaattaaaaatataatacccGTTTGAGGGCATTTCAGCTTATTCGTGTTAGAAACAGTTCCTTTTCTATGAAGGCAAGGAAATTGACTCATCCATTTTAGAAAGGTTGTAAACAATAAGAACCCAGAAGACTCTAATCTTGATCTACTTTAACCTGAATTCCCGGTCCTTGGTAGGGTTTTCCTGAATATCTAATACTCCATTGATCAATGAGTTTAACTTAATCCTTACATCCTAGTTAAGAACTTTATCTTCGACTCAAATAATGTATTCAGTCTCATTTGGATAACAGTTCTGCTAAAGCCTGCTATTGACTAGAGCTTGGTTATTTGGTGGAAAGTTTCAGCCAAGGGGCCCGATCTCACTCTGAACTAAACCACTTTCTCACAAACGTAAATCACCTTCACCATTTGGTCGCCATAGGTAACACTTAATGTTTCCCAAGCGTAGCCCACGGTTTTACTTGCATTCGCTATAAATTCCTATTCGTGTGTTTACTTATCAGTGTTTGCACAGCTGTGCTTGTGTTCATAGGTCCTCTTGTGAATTTGTCCACTGACAGAGGCTGTTTCAGGTTTAGATTTCATCTCTATCAGGTCAGAGGTGTAATCTATTGAACTTGCTGCTGTATGATGAACATCTAACGTGTGTGATTTGATTATGACAGTATGTCTACGTAGCTAGAAGCGCTATTTTTTTGGTGAATATTAAAACGTGTTTACAAACAGATATCCTTCAAAATGTATGATTGGATTGAGATTCTTATTCATCCAGGTCCAAGGCATATGGTTTATGTGCCTTGCCCAGTGGCGCTACGACACATGTACGAGGGTGGCCCAGAATCACCGAGTGTAGGTACACCAAGATCCAACGTTCCAAAACGATCGCTGCCGCGCTGTCGTATTTTTATGGTTCAATAATATCAGCCCTGAAGTTTCTCTCCGGCTCCAGCCTCAGGGCTCGTACAGTGGAAACCGGGCTTCAGGgcttgggatgggggtggggcctgTGCAGCCAAGAGTGGGGAGAAAGTACCAGGTGGTCTTTTGTGCCGTGTGCAGCACAGATGCAGACACCAACCTGTCGTCTCTAGGGCTGCCAAGTCCGTTACCGTCACCGTGAGCCACGGGGGAGAACGGCCCTCAAGATGTGCTTTGTCCAACTTGAGATGTGCTGTCAGTCTGAGGTCACAACGGTGTTCGTTTTTTATTTCTCCAAAACTTAGGTGTTGTTCAGTAATTTAACAGCTAaggcgttaaaaaaaaaatgttcactgtCTCCGGAAGTGGGGGCCTCCTGTGAGGTTATGAATGATCCaagtcctgctttccccctaaagtTGACCCCCAAAGCATACTTCAGTTCGGCCTGCTTAGAACCGTAGAAGGTCTGGCTCCAATTAAAGAGCGCatgtcgagggcttccctggtggcgcagtggttgagagtccgcctgccgatgcaggggacacgggttcgtgccccggtccgggaagatcccacatgccgcggagcggctggacccgtgagccgtggctgctgagcctgcgcgtccggagcctgtgctccgcaacgggagaggccacagcagtgagaggcctgcgtaccgcaaaaaaaataaataaataaataaataaaaaataaaaaaaaaagagcgcaTGTCGAGTGCTTGCTCTGTGGCCCACGCCGCCAGGGGCCGGGGAGCAAGAGCAAGATAGCAGATTCCCAAGTCACAGACGCTTCTGGCCCGACGGGCCCGACAGCACACGCGTCAGGGCTGCGCGGGGTTGCTGCCGTGGGGACAGAGGAGCGTCGCGGGTAGAGGTGCGGTATTCAGGCGATCTCCCGGGCGGAGGGAGGGTCTGGGCCCGCTAGAACACCTCCCCCTGGGCTCGTCGATGTTGCGTGAAGGCCGCTGCCGCAGGGGACCCCGAGTTCGGTGCGAGCACCCGAGTCCCTTGGGTGGTCGAGACGTGCTGACTCCATCCCCGTGGTTTTCAGGTACCAGCAGGGTCAACCTGGTGAGGATCCCGTCCACGGCCTCCAGCCCGCGGGACACGGCCCTGGCTGCCGTGATCTGCAGCGCCCTGGCCACCGTGCTGCTGGCCCTGCTCATCCTCTGCGTCATATATTGTAAGCGGCAGTTTATGGAGAAGAAACCCAGCTGTGAGTTCTGAGCTCTTTCTGTGTCTTAGCATCTTGGTGAAGGGCGTCGGTCATCGCTGCCGTCCGGGTGTTCCACGAGAGCCTGAGAGGAGAGTCGGGTTGCAGCCAAAGGGACAGAGAGAACACGTGGAAACAGGCATCCCGGGGGCCTGCTCCTCCCCAAGAAGCCTCCTGCCGAAGGGCGCTGAGGGCGCGGCCACCGGGCAGCCATCACTTCCCGGGGATCTGAGGAGGCGGGGGTAGCCCCGCCCCTCGGCAGAAACACGGCTCGTCTGAGTTCTGGCAACACAAGTACCTTACATGTTGAGCTGTCTTGACCGATTGTTTCATATCTTTGCTTCCGTGTAAGAAGAAGTCTTTTTAAATGTGAACAACAGCTCTCCTTTCCTTTATAACTGCAAAAGCTGGGGTAGTTCTGGTTGCACTGGGATGTTTGTGGGCTCCTCCCGGGGGAGCTGTCCTGCTGACCGAGTTCTCGGCCTCCGCAGGGTCCCTGAGGGCACAGGACCTGCAGTACAACGGTTCGGAGCTGTCCTGTTTCGACAGACCTCGGCTCAGCGCCCCTGCGGCCCGCGCCTGTTGTCAGTGCCGCCGGGACTCGGCCCAGACCTGCGGTAAGTTCGGCGCTTGGGCGCCCCTGGGAATGCAGGCCCTGAAGCTGCAAAGAGCTGCTCCCACTCCGTTTTCTAGTTAAAGCTAATCCAGTTCAGCCATTCTCCCCCCGTCCCCTGATATTTGGGGTGTTTCGTGTCTCTCAAGTATTTAACAGGAAGGAAGCAGCTCATTAAAAGTCTAGAATTTCTCAGTAACTTTTTAAGCAAGTTTGCCTTTATGTTGGGGTGAATTGATTGAAAATAATATGAGCCTTTTGTAGAGCAGGGGATCCATCTCCTTTCTTGTCTGGTGGATGCCAACTGAACCTGCATGTAAGtgtcttagtgtgtttggggATATCTtaaagaagagggaggagggagacctATGGCAGGGTTTTCCACAGACCATAATTGCCTCTGGGGTTATTGACAGAAGTGAAAGTTTAGGGAAGTCCAGGCAGACCCcagagatactgtgggttcggttccagacccctgcaataaagtgaatattgcaatgaAGCGAGTCACGTGATATCTGGgggcttcccagtgcatataacaGTTATGTTTGCACTGTACTGTCGTCTActaagtgtgcaacagcattatgtctaaaaaaataatgcatacaccttaatttaaaaatactttattgctgaaaaatgctaaccgtcatctgagccttcagcgagtatGGTAATAACATCAGAGATCCCTGATCACAGATCAgcataacaaatacaataataatgaaaaaataatgaaaaattcaaaatattgggagaattaccaaaatgggaCACAGACACAAAGTGAGGAGATGCTGTAGGAAAAATGCCGTCGATAGACCTGCTCGACGCAAGGTGGCCACAAACCTTCCCTCTGGGAAAAAGCAACAACTGAGGCACGACACAGCCAGGTCTGCCTGTGATTCAGATGGACTCGGTTTCTAACGTGGGCAAAAACGGGCAAAGGTAACACCAGCTGGCACACTTCCTGCCCCTGTCCCCACAAACTCACCTCCTCTGCAAAGTAAAAATCGACGCGGCCGCAGCCCTTGCGGAAGCCTGCCCTCCGCCTGCTCCTCACCTCACAGGTCCCCCGGCACCTGTGGTTGCAGTAGCGCAGCAGCGTTTTGTCTCCTGTAACCTTCCTCGAAGTTAAACCTTTCCCAGTTCAGTTGCTGATTGTCTCAGAACTGTCCGATCTTTCTTTTCAAGAAATTGAAGGGTTCAGCTTCTCACTCTAATATTGAATATGTGGGATAAGGCATCTTCAATGTAATTATTTCTCTGCTGGCCACTACCGTCTTCTGCTTTAGGGTTAAGAGTAAAACATGGGATTTCCATAGCGCGCGGGGATCTGGTTTTGCCTTTGCCTGCAGAGATCGTAGACTCAGCTCCTGGCAGCACCGATGCCTTGGTGATTCTCAAGGCGGCGCAAGCACTGCATTTTCTAGgtgctgtgccaggcactggcccTAGATCAGAGTTAGCAAAGAGGATCGCTTGAGAGAGAAACTTGGGTTTGAAATGGGATCACGTACAGCTTCGTGCAAACTCTGCCTCATCGTCACTTCTATctgaaaagaaagattaaatacGCGGATGGCTTTGTTGCAGGTTTTTGTCATAGAACGCAGAGACTGGACAGAATCCGCCCCCGCAGTCACCTGCCCAGGTGCAGTGTCGCTCATCATATACATTGCTTCTTCCTTAGTGGCAGTgcctattttcttttcacttttattcGGACATAATTTCAGGCTTACgaaaatgttgaaagaatagGACAAAGAATTCCCACATACCCTGTACCTAGATGCCCCCAGTATTAACATTTTATCTCAtttccacatttgctttatcatttgtaATCTCTTTCTAAGTGTGGTGGGTGTACACAgtcgacccttgaacaacttggggGTTAGGGGCACCCAGCCTCCGCCCAGTCAAAAATCAGCGTGTAACTTctagtcggccctctgtatctgcggCTTCTCTGTGTTCACGGTTTCTCCGTATCCGTGGTCCTGCATCCTCGGAGCCAAATACCCACCGGTCGTGTGGCACTGTAGTACTTACTGTTGAGGAAAATCCTCCAATACGTGCAAATCCACGTTGCTCGAGGGCCAACTGTGTGCTTTACAAAGACGTGtacacagttttaaaatttccttttaaaaatcagttgcagGGGGTTCACTGGTGGCCTAGAGGTtgggattctgggctttcactgccgtggcctgggttcagcccCTGGTTGGCGAACTGAGATCCCagaagctgtgcagtgcagccaaaaaaagagaaaaatctgttgCAGATAAAGGTGTCCCTTTACTTCAGTGCTTGTTTCCTAAGAACAAGAATGTTCTCTCATACAGCAGCACGATTAATGCTGATTTCCTGATTTTGTCTGTATGTTTTACTACGTTTCTAGTTTTATAAAATCAGAACTACATATGTctgtatatggagagagagaagtcCAGAAGGCTGTTCAGAAATGTGGACAGTGTTTTGAAGCTTATGGAATTaaggaagatttattttttaatttctgatctaatctatttttaaagttttttttcttcagtgaatgTGTATTACCTTTGTAACCAAAAATACATATACCGCTTCAGTGAACATAATAGTTTGCAAAGCCGTGTGCACGTAGATAGTTATTCTTTAGGATACATTCCTagcagtaaaaaaacaaaaagttgtgtGTGTACTGAGTTAAAGGGTTAAGACGTTTCTGTTCTGCGCTGCACGGCTGGCCCACTCTGCAGAAACACTGTGCTCTTTGCGCCCTCATCAGCCATAGGCGAAAGTCTCATTTCATGTACCCTCTCACCATTCCTCTCCATCCTTAGTTTCACTGTAGTAAAATAAGACATCGCCTTATATTTACCGTTTCAGCCGTTTCTCAGTGTACAGTTGGGGGGCCTTAAGCACGTTCGCATTGTCATGCAACCATCACCGCCGTCCCCAGCACTCCTCCACGACCCCAAACTGAAGCCCTGTCCCCTTTCAACACTAACTCCCTATTCTTCCTGGCCTCCAGCCCCTGGGACCCACCATCCTACTCTCTGTCTCCAGGAATTTGACTCTTAAACCTCAGAACCCCTTTCCCCCCGAAAGTCACCCACAGGGGAATAGCTAGATTTTTCAAGAGCAGTGTTGGACTGGTATAAACAAGCGCTGCGCCTCACAGCCTGCCGGCTTCCCTAGGGCCCGTGCATCCTATCCCCTCCGCGTGCTGTGACGGGGCCTGCGGCGTCGGCCCAGAGACTCCTGGTTGTAGGGTGCACTCCAAGGCCGTTCTTCAGGACAGGTAAATGGGTGTTTTCTAATCTATATAGTTTCGTGTTCCCGTGTGCAAATATACAGGCTACTCCTTTACCAGTTTTCATGTGAAGCTATGGGACGTCACTTTTTTAGTAGTATCAATAACATTCTAGACATTGTAGGGGGTGGGAACTTTGGCAAGAATTAGGTAAGTGTCTCGGGGCTACTGGTAGCCAATGTAACgttctttattctttatattccactaattttgtttttgtcttattttcatgACTTGTGACACTTCCATCATCTGTAAGTAATTTTTAGCATGTCACATACTCAGAGAATTATAGAACAGCAATCAAAGGAACTCAGTTAAGACCCAGGGAACTGCCGATTTTAGACATCGGATTAAGTTTAACTTTATTGGTCAGAAGTAGGTATAAAAATTCGGTTTTAAAGTAAACGTCGTAATTTAACCTACTGTATTGGAGCAAGTTTATAACAAAGGAAGCATGAGAATTCTGCCTCAATAACTTGTTTATTGCATCTAGAAAACTGAAAAGCATAGCTGGAATGTTGCTTTCTAGTAGGTTTTTCCCCCAGTAGAGTACTTACAGCTCTTTCAAACATGCGTCCAGAGACACAGGTCCAGCGGGGGAAGCATTGCCGACTTTCTTCGGGTCCCTTTCGAGGTCCATCTGTGGCGAGTTTTTGGACGCCTGGCCTCTGATGCAGAATCCCAGCTGTGGTGACGACGTCTCTTCTTGCGATTCTTATCCTGAGCTCCCTGGAGAAGATGTCCGCTCTCTCAGTCCAGAGAGTGCAAGCTCAGCATCCTTGGACTCAAACAGTGGTCGGGGTCTGGTTGGGGGAGCAGTTCCAGTTCAAGCTCATCCTGAAAACTTTACAGAAACTACTGATTTATCGAGACTCAACAACTCAGTGCCAGAACCAGCGCGAACGCGGGACGCGCTCACGGCCGGGAATCAGCTGGCTCAGGAGAGAGGAGACGTCCGTCACCTGGCCACTCAGCCGTCACCCCAGGTAAGGCAGCGATGGATGCGGTGTGGCCACAGCAGTGACTTAAGGAAGCCCAGAGGGACCAGGACTCTGTCCCCCATTAAATGTGGGGGAACCTGGGGAGAAGGTCTTTCCATCCTTCATAACTTCTTATATGTTATAggagaatatatttaaattacatttcagGAGTCTTGTTTTTATAACTAACAGCCCACCTCTAAGGCCATCCAGGGCAGCCGcattcttttctcctcttgtcaCTCCGGCTGTGcagcaccccagccccagccccatcctGACCGAGAGATGACTTAGTTACGGGAGCATCTTGGAATCAGTTCCTCACCTTTCGTCTTCCCCTGTGATGTTCTTATGCCCAATACTTACATGCTATGCATTCATGGTCCAGTTAACGGGCATTGAGGTCCTACGGctaccctttcccctcctctctctctttcactgtgGTTTTTCTAGATCGCTTTGCTTTGACTGATTGATCAGTTTGCTTGGAAACTGATTG
It encodes:
- the TNFRSF19 gene encoding tumor necrosis factor receptor superfamily member 19 isoform X1, coding for MAFKVLLEQQKAFFTVVVLLACLTCRVICETGGCGQQEFRNRSGNCVLCKQCGPGMELSKECGFGYGEDAQCVRCWPHRFKEDWGFQKCKPCLDCALLSRFQKANCSATRDAICGDCLPGFYRKTKLVGFQDMECVPCGDPPPPYKPHCTSRVNLVRIPSTASSPRDTALAAVICSALATVLLALLILCVIYCKRQFMEKKPSWSLRAQDLQYNGSELSCFDRPRLSAPAARACCQCRRDSAQTCGPVHPIPSACCDGACGVGPETPGCRVHSKAVLQDRDTGPAGEALPTFFGSLSRSICGEFLDAWPLMQNPSCGDDVSSCDSYPELPGEDVRSLSPESASSASLDSNSGRGLVGGAVPVQAHPENFTETTDLSRLNNSVPEPARTRDALTAGNQLAQERGDVRHLATQPSPQEAERTRFFLQ
- the TNFRSF19 gene encoding tumor necrosis factor receptor superfamily member 19 isoform X2, translating into MAFKVLLEQQKAFFTVVVLLACLTCRVICETGGCGQQEFRNRSGNCVLCKQCGPGMELSKECGFGYGEDAQCVRCWPHRFKEDWGFQKCKPCLDCALLSRFQKANCSATRDAICGDCLPGFYRKTKLVGFQDMECVPCGDPPPPYKPHWSLRAQDLQYNGSELSCFDRPRLSAPAARACCQCRRDSAQTCGPVHPIPSACCDGACGVGPETPGCRVHSKAVLQDRDTGPAGEALPTFFGSLSRSICGEFLDAWPLMQNPSCGDDVSSCDSYPELPGEDVRSLSPESASSASLDSNSGRGLVGGAVPVQAHPENFTETTDLSRLNNSVPEPARTRDALTAGNQLAQERGDVRHLATQPSPQEAERTRFFLQ